A genome region from Micromonospora inyonensis includes the following:
- a CDS encoding class I SAM-dependent methyltransferase, whose product MSAPPFDALSDLPGVGAWQWVPGPGRGTLLVAGPAAGTTGRVDPDVNRRAAAEGEAASAAGDAAVAGADLSALPPLTRLLDEVALLSMARVLDRARLFRDGAAHDTAQVLSVLGVAPRHAWIVRRWLATLFAEGRLGHDARTGRYHDLVAPDRVGYARARRELDEARRGLGYPPSMTRFFLATADRLPALLRDEAGVQELLFPDGSTDTAEGNYRDNLPSRWANHAAAAMIAGYSRTARSDGPLRILEVGAGIGATTRPVLDALADAKIEYLFTDVSRFFLTSARTLLGDRPGLRFGLFDVNLPPAGPEFTPGSRDVILAANVLHNARHVGRALAALRELLSPDGLLVLVESCREHYQALTSMYLLMSPAVDERRWFTDLRAGQDQVFLSAAAWADQLDAAGFDPLPVLPGNGHPLADAGQRVIAGRVRSGVPRPDPVLVAATLAARMPPADCPERVHAVDRVIPAPLTATMGEPR is encoded by the coding sequence GTGAGCGCCCCGCCGTTCGACGCCCTGTCGGATCTGCCCGGGGTGGGCGCGTGGCAGTGGGTTCCGGGACCCGGGCGGGGCACATTGCTGGTCGCCGGTCCCGCCGCCGGCACCACCGGGCGGGTGGATCCGGACGTGAATCGGCGGGCCGCCGCCGAAGGAGAGGCGGCATCCGCCGCCGGGGACGCGGCCGTAGCCGGGGCGGACCTGTCCGCCCTCCCCCCACTGACCCGTCTGTTGGACGAGGTCGCACTGCTCTCGATGGCCCGGGTGCTGGACCGGGCGCGGCTCTTCCGGGACGGAGCGGCCCACGACACGGCACAGGTGCTGAGCGTGCTGGGCGTCGCGCCGCGGCATGCCTGGATCGTGCGCCGGTGGCTGGCCACGCTGTTCGCCGAGGGACGGCTCGGCCACGACGCGCGGACCGGTAGGTACCACGATCTCGTCGCGCCGGACCGCGTCGGGTACGCCCGGGCCCGGCGGGAACTCGACGAGGCGCGTCGCGGCTTGGGCTATCCCCCCTCGATGACCCGGTTCTTCCTGGCTACGGCCGACCGGCTGCCGGCCCTGCTACGGGACGAGGCCGGGGTGCAGGAGCTGCTGTTCCCGGATGGTTCCACCGACACGGCCGAGGGGAACTACCGGGACAACCTGCCCAGCCGTTGGGCCAACCACGCGGCGGCGGCGATGATCGCCGGCTACTCGCGAACCGCCCGGTCGGACGGTCCGCTGCGGATCCTGGAGGTGGGCGCCGGGATCGGGGCGACCACCCGGCCGGTCCTCGATGCACTGGCCGACGCCAAGATCGAGTACCTGTTCACCGACGTGTCGCGCTTCTTCCTCACCTCGGCGCGGACGCTCCTCGGTGACCGTCCGGGGCTGCGGTTCGGCCTGTTCGACGTCAACCTGCCGCCGGCCGGCCCGGAATTCACGCCCGGGTCCCGGGACGTCATCCTGGCCGCGAACGTCCTGCACAACGCCCGCCACGTCGGTCGGGCCCTGGCGGCGCTACGGGAACTGCTCTCCCCCGACGGGCTGCTGGTGCTCGTCGAGTCCTGTCGCGAGCACTACCAGGCGCTCACCTCTATGTACCTGCTCATGTCACCCGCCGTCGACGAACGGCGGTGGTTCACCGACCTGCGGGCCGGACAGGACCAGGTGTTCCTCAGCGCGGCGGCGTGGGCCGACCAGTTGGATGCGGCCGGATTCGATCCACTGCCGGTCCTGCCCGGTAACGGCCACCCGCTGGCGGACGCGGGCCAGCGGGTGATCGCCGGTCGGGTCCGGTCCGGTGTCCCACGCCCGGATCCGGTGCTCGTCGCAGCGACCCTCGCGGCCAGGATGCCGCCGGCCGATTGTCCCGAACGGGTCCACGCCGTGGACCGCGTCATTCCCGCCCCGCTCACCGCCACGATGGGAGAACCTCGTTGA
- a CDS encoding ABC transporter ATP-binding protein encodes MSGEPLVVTGLTVRRLADGQTVLPPTDLRLGPGEVLAVTGASGVGKSSLLHALLDTLPPGLVRAAGTVRWRGQPVPAGRPARRWRRTRCGYVGQDPALALNPLWSVERLVGEQLTGSRAERAQHVREVLDLLGLPAELASRRVGELSGGQAQRVALARALAAEPDVLLLDEPTSALDQGTRHRVVEAVRARRNGSTLLVTHDPYLVSALADRVVDLTPPRTRVPSPISGAGVGTLVADGSGGGGDRALRLAVRGLRVTRPDGAPLLENVHLNLTSGSWTAVIGPSGSGKTSLLYAIAGRRPARQGQLLLGGRPLPADVRQRDQDQRQAVQLVGQHPAGELNPAHRVGNAVARPLAVLHGLRRRDRIKAASGLLDEVGLAAEFARRRPDALSGGQRQRVALARALAARPEVLLLDEPTSALDQASAAGLLDLIERLRADGLAILSVTHDPAVTAHADQVLQLRDHRLVASDGPRTDTDDRMEESGAR; translated from the coding sequence ATGAGTGGGGAACCACTGGTGGTGACCGGGCTGACGGTGCGTCGCCTCGCCGATGGCCAGACCGTGCTGCCCCCCACGGACCTCCGGCTGGGGCCCGGTGAGGTGCTCGCGGTCACCGGGGCTTCCGGGGTGGGCAAGAGCAGCCTGCTGCACGCCCTGCTGGACACCCTGCCTCCGGGTCTGGTCCGCGCCGCAGGGACGGTGCGGTGGCGCGGCCAGCCGGTCCCGGCGGGCCGGCCAGCCCGCCGTTGGCGGCGGACGCGCTGCGGATACGTGGGTCAGGACCCGGCCCTGGCGCTGAACCCGCTCTGGTCGGTCGAGCGTCTGGTGGGCGAGCAGTTGACCGGCTCCCGGGCGGAGCGGGCACAGCACGTCCGTGAGGTTCTCGACCTGCTCGGCCTGCCCGCTGAACTCGCAAGCCGTCGGGTCGGCGAGCTCTCCGGCGGCCAGGCCCAACGGGTCGCACTGGCCCGGGCCCTTGCCGCCGAGCCGGACGTCCTGCTGCTCGACGAGCCGACCTCGGCCCTCGACCAGGGCACGCGCCACCGGGTCGTCGAGGCGGTACGAGCCCGGCGGAACGGAAGCACCCTGCTGGTAACCCACGACCCGTACCTCGTCTCCGCCCTCGCCGACCGGGTGGTGGACCTGACCCCGCCCCGCACTCGAGTGCCGTCCCCGATTTCGGGCGCGGGCGTCGGGACCCTCGTCGCGGATGGGTCCGGCGGCGGCGGTGACCGGGCGCTCCGGTTGGCCGTGCGCGGCCTGCGGGTGACCCGGCCGGACGGTGCGCCGCTGCTGGAGAACGTGCACCTGAACCTGACGTCCGGGTCCTGGACCGCGGTCATCGGGCCGTCGGGCAGCGGCAAGACGAGCCTGCTGTACGCGATTGCCGGTCGCCGTCCCGCCCGGCAGGGCCAACTGCTGCTGGGAGGGCGTCCACTGCCCGCAGATGTGCGGCAGCGTGACCAGGACCAGCGACAGGCCGTCCAGCTCGTCGGCCAGCATCCGGCCGGAGAACTCAACCCGGCGCACCGCGTCGGCAACGCCGTGGCCCGTCCGCTGGCGGTGTTGCACGGCCTGCGTCGCCGCGACCGGATCAAGGCGGCATCGGGCCTCCTCGACGAGGTCGGGCTCGCCGCCGAGTTCGCGCGCCGACGCCCGGACGCGCTCTCCGGCGGCCAACGGCAACGGGTCGCCCTGGCCCGGGCCCTGGCCGCGCGACCCGAGGTGCTGCTACTCGACGAACCGACCTCGGCGCTCGACCAGGCATCCGCCGCCGGACTGCTGGACCTGATCGAGCGGCTGCGAGCGGACGGCCTGGCCATCCTGTCGGTCACCCACGATCCCGCCGTGACAGCTCACGCCGACCAGGTACTGCAGCTGCGGGACCACCGGCTCGTCGCCAGCGATGGTCCACGCACCGACACCGACGATCGAATGGAGGAATCCGGTGCCCGCTGA
- a CDS encoding class I SAM-dependent methyltransferase, protein MLAHVAEHPWVADARATPDGVIVVWPDPAATTAGPRPGPLLREHLDHWAEVYDWVYQDALGRHSDDLDLSGWRASDTGLPLPVEHMRDWLARTVGLALAHQPKRVLEIGCGTGLLAHRLHPHLRGYVGTDVARAAVQRLGDAGLPRTAFVQAAAHETTADTVRAAMDAIFGPGVAPDCVLLNSVTQCFPGLDYLGEVLRQALATVSDGGTVIVGDIRHSGLLTEHFTWLERARDPGSGESDLDARVRAAIAADEELSFAPQAVAAVLAAQDRPVRVSLHARTMAEDSELTRYRYDLVVHVGPGMSDVAAPVRTISWSEQPGPDLAATLRTTLADRPVVVSNIPNALLRDTPTAVTPYALRQAVHGLDAAVLLDAYDPCLLAVAAPAACGVLSVEVLSDADRAAGPDAHEPLAGFVRRRLPEVLRDHLRRRAPGSRPPRIVVADAGDRGTR, encoded by the coding sequence ATGCTGGCCCACGTCGCCGAACACCCGTGGGTCGCCGACGCGCGTGCCACACCGGACGGCGTGATCGTCGTGTGGCCGGACCCCGCCGCCACCACGGCCGGGCCGCGACCCGGGCCGCTGCTGCGGGAGCATCTCGACCACTGGGCCGAGGTCTACGACTGGGTGTACCAGGACGCGCTCGGACGGCACTCGGACGACCTGGACCTGTCCGGCTGGCGGGCCTCGGACACCGGCCTTCCCCTGCCCGTCGAGCACATGCGGGACTGGCTCGCCCGTACCGTCGGCCTTGCTCTGGCCCACCAGCCGAAACGCGTATTGGAGATCGGCTGCGGCACCGGCCTGCTCGCGCACCGTCTGCACCCGCACCTGCGCGGCTACGTGGGCACGGACGTGGCGCGCGCGGCGGTGCAGCGGCTCGGGGACGCGGGCCTGCCGCGTACCGCGTTCGTCCAGGCCGCCGCGCACGAGACGACAGCCGACACGGTACGGGCGGCCATGGACGCCATCTTCGGCCCGGGCGTCGCCCCGGACTGCGTACTGCTGAACTCCGTCACCCAGTGCTTCCCCGGATTGGACTACCTGGGCGAGGTGCTGCGTCAGGCACTGGCCACGGTTTCCGACGGCGGCACGGTGATCGTCGGCGACATCCGGCACAGCGGTCTGCTGACCGAGCACTTCACCTGGCTGGAGCGGGCCCGAGACCCCGGTTCCGGTGAGAGCGACCTCGATGCCCGGGTACGGGCGGCGATCGCGGCGGACGAGGAGCTGTCCTTCGCCCCCCAGGCCGTCGCCGCCGTCCTGGCCGCGCAGGACCGGCCGGTGCGGGTGAGCCTGCACGCGCGCACGATGGCGGAGGACTCAGAGCTGACGCGGTACCGCTACGACCTCGTCGTGCACGTCGGTCCCGGGATGTCGGACGTGGCGGCACCGGTGCGGACGATCTCCTGGTCGGAGCAGCCCGGCCCGGACCTGGCCGCGACGCTACGGACGACGCTGGCCGACCGGCCGGTCGTCGTGTCCAACATCCCCAACGCGCTGTTGCGGGACACCCCGACGGCGGTCACGCCGTACGCCCTGCGTCAGGCGGTACACGGGCTGGACGCGGCGGTGTTGCTGGACGCGTACGACCCGTGTCTCCTGGCCGTCGCCGCGCCCGCCGCCTGCGGGGTCCTAAGTGTGGAAGTGTTGTCCGACGCCGATCGCGCGGCCGGGCCGGATGCCCACGAACCGCTCGCCGGGTTCGTCCGCCGCAGGCTGCCTGAGGTACTGCGTGACCACCTACGGCGGCGAGCGCCGGGCAGCAGGCCGCCCAGGATCGTGGTGGCCGACGCCGGCGATCGGGGAACGCGGTGA